The Chlorocebus sabaeus isolate Y175 chromosome 1, mChlSab1.0.hap1, whole genome shotgun sequence genome includes a region encoding these proteins:
- the LOC103248049 gene encoding olfactory receptor 2AT4 has product MDATACNESVDGSPIFYLVGIPSLPEIFFFPVFFIFLLFYLLILMGNALVLVAVVAEPSLHKPMYFFLINLSTLDILFTTTTVPKMLSLFLLGDRFLSFSSCLLQMYLFQSFTCSEAFILVVMAYDRYVAICHPLHYPVLMNPQTNATLAASAWLTALLLPIPAVVRTSQMTYNRIAYIYHCFCDHLAVVQASCSDTTLQILMGFCIAMVVSFLPLLLVLLSYAHILASVLRISSREGRAKAFSTCSSHLLVVGTYYSSIAIAYVAYRVDLSLDFHIMGNVVYAILTPILNPLIYTLRNRDVKAAITKITSQDLSCDRSI; this is encoded by the coding sequence ATGGATGCCACAGCCTGTAATGAATCAGTGGATGGCTCACCCATCTTCTATCTGGTGGGCATCCCCTCTCTGCCAGAGATCTTCTTCTTccctgtgttttttattttcctcctcttctaccTTCTCATCCTGATGGGTAATGCCCTGGTTCTGGTGGCTGTGGTGGCAGAGCCCAGCCTCCACAAGCCCATGTACTTCTTTCTGATCAATCTCTCCACCTTGGACATCCTTTTCACCACAACAACTGTCCCCAAGATGCTGTCCCTATTCTTGCTTGGGGACCGCTTCCTCAGCTTTTCTTCCTGCTTACTGCAGATGTACCTCTTCCAAAGTTTTACATGTTCAGAAGCCTTCATCCTGGTGGTCATGGCCTATGACCGCTATGTGGCTATCTGCCACCCACTGCACTACCCTGTCCTCATGAACCCACAGACCAATGCTACCTTGGCAGCCAGTGCCTGGCTTACTGCCCTCCTCCTGCCCATCCCAGCAGTAGTAAGGACCTCCCAGATGACATACAACAGGATTGCCTACATCTACCACTGCTTCTGTGATCATCTGGCTGTAGTCCAGGCCTCCTGCTCTGACACCACCCTCCAGATCCTCATGGGCTTCTGCATCGCCATGGTGgtgtccttccttccccttctcctggtGCTTCTCTCCTATGCCCACATCCTGGCCTCGGTGCTTCGCATCAGTTCCCGAGAAGGACGGGCAAAAGCCTTCTCCACCTGCAGCTCCCACCTCCTGGTGGTGGGCACTTACTACTCATCTATTGCTATAGCCTACGTGGCTTACAGGGTTGACCTGTCCCTTGACTTCCACATCATGGGCAATGTGGTATATGCCATTCTTACACCAATTCTCAACCCCCTCATTTACACTCTGAGAAACAGGGATGTAAAGGCAGCCATCACCAAAATCACATCTCAAGACCTAAGCTGTGACAGGAGCATTTGA